One window of Flavobacteriales bacterium genomic DNA carries:
- a CDS encoding redoxin domain-containing protein, giving the protein MLLSRIAYGVLPLTLIVLAGCGPKPARVASVADRSWTNVQGEEIVLSSLMGKAATVFITLDPECPFCQLYTQAFEGLSEKYAAQGVKVVGVYAGPFMEQKKAASFSADAGFDFPQVMDNGCVLSLALQARVTPECYLTDAHGTVVYRGAFDDRAIRQGRKKYEAQKHYLVDAIDAFLATGEPQPEIPAVGCIVECEE; this is encoded by the coding sequence ATGCTCCTCTCCCGGATCGCATATGGTGTGCTTCCGTTGACCTTGATCGTGCTGGCAGGTTGCGGACCGAAGCCCGCCAGGGTGGCCTCCGTTGCGGACCGCTCTTGGACCAACGTACAAGGGGAAGAGATCGTGTTGAGTTCCTTGATGGGAAAGGCGGCCACCGTGTTCATCACCTTGGACCCGGAGTGTCCGTTCTGCCAGCTCTACACCCAAGCTTTCGAAGGGCTATCGGAGAAGTATGCTGCCCAAGGGGTGAAGGTCGTGGGGGTGTATGCAGGGCCGTTCATGGAACAGAAGAAGGCCGCATCGTTCTCGGCGGATGCCGGTTTTGATTTTCCGCAGGTGATGGATAATGGATGCGTGCTATCCCTTGCGTTGCAGGCCCGGGTGACGCCGGAATGCTACCTCACCGACGCGCATGGAACGGTGGTCTATCGCGGCGCTTTTGATGACCGGGCTATTCGGCAAGGGCGCAAGAAATACGAGGCGCAGAAGCATTACCTCGTGGATGCGATCGATGCCTTTCTGGCAACAGGGGAGCCACAGCCAGAGATCCCTGCCGTGGGCTGCATAGTGGAATGCGAAGAGTGA
- a CDS encoding RNA-binding S4 domain-containing protein — translation MSKRTNDRSPRGERPSKGPGPKGTGKHRKSGERPSRPGRDEGPARGRSKGPGRDRDERGGAGEGRSAGPRSSAGPKGPRRDDRSPGPKGPRRDAGARGPRRDESAAGPRGPRRDAGAGGPRRDERSSGPRGPRRDDRTGGPPSSGPGHAKGRPPKPWKTQSQDERTFREGDPLTRRPFRKGERSNRFSLPNPANDGLIRLNKYLAQAGVGSRREADQLITTGVVTVNGKIVTELGTKVKPDDIIHFGGQKLSVEQKRYVLLNKPKDTITTTDDPQERHTVMSLIAKAGPERLYPVGRLDRNTTGVLLLTNDGDLAKKLTHPSHGAQKLYHATLDRALTVDELHKLVDGVHLDDGPANADEASFVGATKREVGLMIHMGRNHIVRRMFQALGAEVVKLDRVMFAGLTKKDLGRGKWRHLSEKEVTWLRQMKDAPKDTKDERGGRRTRLSQGSE, via the coding sequence ATGAGCAAGCGCACGAACGACCGTTCCCCGAGAGGTGAACGCCCCAGCAAGGGCCCTGGCCCCAAAGGAACCGGCAAGCACCGGAAGAGCGGTGAACGGCCTTCACGGCCTGGCCGGGATGAAGGCCCCGCGCGTGGCCGATCGAAAGGACCGGGGCGCGACCGCGATGAGCGTGGAGGTGCCGGCGAAGGAAGAAGTGCCGGCCCACGCAGTTCAGCCGGGCCGAAAGGACCTCGCCGGGATGATCGTTCCCCAGGACCAAAAGGTCCCCGCCGGGATGCCGGTGCAAGAGGACCTCGTAGGGATGAAAGTGCCGCAGGGCCGAGAGGCCCCCGCCGCGACGCCGGTGCAGGAGGCCCGCGCAGGGATGAACGTTCCTCAGGACCAAGAGGCCCCCGACGCGACGATCGTACTGGTGGACCACCCTCCTCCGGACCGGGCCATGCAAAGGGCCGGCCGCCCAAGCCATGGAAGACACAGAGCCAGGACGAGCGCACTTTCCGCGAGGGCGACCCCTTGACGCGCCGCCCTTTCCGAAAAGGAGAGCGCAGCAACCGCTTCAGCTTGCCGAACCCGGCCAATGACGGGCTGATCCGCTTGAACAAATACTTGGCTCAGGCCGGCGTGGGCAGCCGCCGGGAGGCCGATCAGCTGATCACAACGGGCGTGGTGACCGTGAACGGAAAAATTGTGACCGAGCTGGGCACCAAGGTGAAGCCGGACGACATCATCCACTTCGGCGGGCAGAAGCTGAGCGTGGAGCAGAAGCGATATGTCCTGTTGAACAAGCCCAAGGACACCATCACCACCACCGACGATCCGCAGGAGCGCCACACGGTGATGTCCTTGATCGCAAAGGCCGGCCCCGAACGGCTTTATCCCGTGGGACGCTTGGACCGCAACACCACCGGCGTGCTGTTGCTCACCAACGATGGCGACCTCGCCAAGAAGCTGACGCACCCGAGCCACGGCGCACAAAAGCTCTATCACGCCACGCTGGACCGCGCATTGACCGTGGACGAGCTGCATAAGCTCGTTGATGGCGTCCACTTGGATGACGGCCCTGCGAACGCCGATGAAGCGAGCTTTGTGGGTGCTACCAAGCGCGAGGTGGGCTTGATGATCCACATGGGCCGTAACCACATCGTGCGCCGCATGTTCCAAGCGCTCGGGGCCGAAGTGGTGAAGCTGGACCGCGTAATGTTCGCCGGCCTCACCAAGAAGGATCTGGGCCGTGGCAAATGGCGCCATCTTTCCGAAAAGGAGGTGACCTGGTTGAGGCAGATGAAGGACGCGCCCAAGGATACCAAGGATGAACGCGGTGGGCGCAGGACAAGACTTTCGCAGGGTAGCGAATAG
- a CDS encoding YraN family protein, with the protein MADHNRTGEQGEQLACQWLEAKGFSILHRNWRHGRDEIDIVARDGDFLVVVEVKTRNTARWGDPELSVGPAKRSHLMRAATELVHTIPEELELRFDVVSITHTPAGPEVLHIPDAFYPTL; encoded by the coding sequence ATGGCTGATCACAACCGCACGGGCGAACAGGGGGAGCAATTGGCATGCCAATGGCTGGAGGCCAAGGGCTTTTCCATCTTGCACCGCAACTGGCGCCATGGCCGCGATGAGATCGATATTGTTGCCCGTGACGGTGATTTTCTCGTGGTGGTGGAGGTGAAGACCCGTAACACAGCGCGATGGGGCGACCCGGAACTGTCCGTGGGCCCGGCCAAACGAAGCCATCTGATGCGAGCGGCCACCGAACTTGTACACACCATTCCCGAAGAATTGGAACTGCGCTTCGACGTGGTCAGCATTACGCACACACCCGCAGGCCCTGAGGTCCTGCACATCCCCGACGCATTTTACCCCACGCTATGA
- a CDS encoding DUF4412 domain-containing protein — protein MRRSLRYLAITGTMLAATAAIQAQSFEGTIEFTKTTGPVVTNYKYYIKGDHVRIEELSSRGAVQGIMLVDDHDKTVTALSPDRKLYMDVPNMRLPKEIKADVKKTGEMKDMAGYKCEKWVVKSPSEDRMLTYWVAQDAFDFFVPMLETLNRKDEQALFFLKIDGAKGVFPMLGTEQKMDGSEVSRLEVTKVSRGPQKADQFEIPAGFTKFERN, from the coding sequence ATGCGTCGATCACTCCGCTACCTTGCCATTACCGGCACTATGCTGGCCGCCACGGCCGCCATCCAAGCCCAAAGTTTCGAGGGCACCATCGAGTTCACCAAGACGACCGGGCCGGTGGTCACCAATTACAAATACTACATCAAGGGCGACCATGTGCGGATCGAGGAGCTCAGCTCCCGCGGCGCCGTGCAGGGCATCATGCTGGTGGACGACCACGACAAGACCGTAACGGCCTTGAGCCCGGACCGTAAGCTCTACATGGACGTGCCCAATATGCGCCTGCCCAAGGAGATCAAGGCAGATGTGAAGAAGACCGGGGAGATGAAGGACATGGCCGGTTACAAGTGTGAAAAATGGGTGGTGAAAAGCCCTTCCGAGGACCGTATGCTCACCTACTGGGTGGCACAGGACGCCTTCGATTTCTTCGTCCCCATGCTGGAAACGCTCAATCGCAAGGACGAGCAGGCCCTGTTCTTCCTGAAGATCGACGGTGCGAAGGGCGTGTTCCCCATGCTGGGCACGGAACAAAAAATGGACGGCAGTGAAGTGAGCCGCCTCGAAGTGACCAAGGTGTCACGCGGCCCCCAAAAGGCCGATCAGTTCGAGATCCCTGCAGGGTTCACGAAGTTCGAGCGCAACTAA
- a CDS encoding LD-carboxypeptidase, whose protein sequence is MIIPPPLRPGDTIAIIPTARAITSGELQEGITLAESWGLKVILGAGVGRKRFQQAGTAEERAADLQAALDDEAVKAIWCARGGYGTVHLLELLDLSVLLKRPKWIIGFSDVTVLHSALHNLGACSLHAQMPFNITGKTSESVDSLKAALFGTPQAISRSPSDQGDGMPTDRMGTCEGQLVGGNLSILYALRGTPYDLDTTGKVLFIEDLDELLYHVDRMVMNLKLGGLFENCAGLVLGTMTDMHDKNPADPFGLTAEAIFARTVQDKGYPVCYNFPAGHIADNRALALGQNVKLSVTAEGATLSFRKS, encoded by the coding sequence ATGATCATTCCACCACCGCTCCGTCCAGGCGACACCATCGCCATCATCCCCACGGCCCGAGCCATCACAAGCGGGGAACTTCAGGAAGGCATCACCCTGGCGGAGAGCTGGGGCCTGAAGGTGATCCTTGGGGCCGGGGTGGGCAGAAAACGGTTCCAGCAGGCGGGCACAGCGGAAGAACGAGCGGCCGACCTGCAAGCGGCCTTGGACGATGAGGCGGTGAAAGCCATTTGGTGCGCACGGGGCGGCTACGGGACCGTCCACCTGCTGGAGCTCTTGGACCTTTCCGTGCTTTTGAAGCGGCCGAAATGGATCATCGGCTTCAGCGATGTCACTGTGCTGCATTCCGCGTTGCATAACCTTGGTGCATGCTCCCTTCATGCGCAGATGCCGTTCAACATCACCGGCAAGACCTCTGAGAGCGTGGATTCGTTGAAAGCGGCCCTGTTCGGCACACCTCAGGCCATCAGTAGGTCACCATCCGACCAAGGGGACGGTATGCCGACAGACCGCATGGGCACCTGCGAAGGGCAACTCGTTGGAGGGAACCTGTCCATCCTCTACGCCCTCCGTGGCACGCCCTACGACCTTGACACCACGGGCAAGGTCCTTTTCATCGAAGACCTCGACGAGCTGCTGTACCACGTGGACCGCATGGTGATGAACCTCAAGCTGGGCGGCCTTTTCGAGAATTGCGCGGGACTGGTGCTGGGCACGATGACGGACATGCACGACAAGAACCCCGCCGACCCCTTCGGGCTGACGGCAGAGGCCATTTTCGCAAGGACGGTGCAGGACAAAGGGTATCCGGTCTGTTACAACTTCCCGGCCGGGCATATCGCCGACAACCGGGCGCTGGCGCTTGGCCAAAACGTGAAGCTCAGCGTGACCGCCGAAGGGGCCACGCTGAGCTTCAGGAAGAGTTAG
- a CDS encoding sigma-70 family RNA polymerase sigma factor, with protein sequence MTDEQLVAGCLKGDPIAQKALYQTYAGKMMSICMRYAPDREQAQDILQDGFVKVFQKIGHFRADGPLGGWIARTMVNTALDQIRRNKPFDHSLDLTEAEHLHATDEQAVSAMSTSELIALIQELPTGYRTVFNLFVIEGYPHKDIGEMLGISENTSKSQFMKARAYLRKLLPKETADLYGH encoded by the coding sequence ATGACGGATGAGCAATTGGTAGCCGGCTGCCTCAAGGGGGATCCGATCGCCCAAAAGGCGCTTTACCAGACCTATGCCGGAAAAATGATGAGCATTTGCATGCGCTACGCCCCCGACCGTGAACAGGCACAGGACATCCTCCAAGATGGCTTTGTGAAGGTGTTCCAGAAGATCGGGCACTTCCGTGCGGACGGCCCCTTGGGCGGGTGGATCGCGCGGACGATGGTGAACACCGCACTGGACCAGATCCGCCGGAACAAGCCTTTCGACCACAGCTTGGACCTTACCGAGGCCGAGCACCTGCATGCCACGGATGAACAGGCCGTGAGCGCCATGAGCACTTCCGAGCTGATCGCGCTGATCCAGGAGTTGCCCACGGGCTATCGCACGGTCTTCAACCTCTTCGTGATCGAAGGCTATCCGCACAAGGATATCGGGGAGATGCTGGGGATCTCGGAGAACACCTCCAAGTCACAATTCATGAAGGCGCGGGCCTACCTGCGCAAACTGCTGCCGAAGGAAACGGCGGACTTGTACGGACACTGA
- a CDS encoding gliding motility-associated C-terminal domain-containing protein, which yields MSDQLTDLLRERFTGHEMNVPPGAWEHVSGQLAANASGESLREGLQDKFRGHEVEVDPSAWANISGQLGQGAAAGTSFSTGWLAAGVAAVAVTATVLLWNSGDTQQKAAVPQKAQIEIAEVPALVSAPAATLPTLPEPEPVRKENPDRPVAVKALTPSIRQDAQRPVTSAPLPTPKPEATDVHDQAHAQTQEQDPAAMRPKVSAPAIAAPKPETAPKTNAGTDTPITGPDDDRSGTTSAEDDQVSDLSADDPFQIAATSDIFIPNVFSPQGDGVNDKLEIVARDYDKVDVRIFAAKGGALIFRSNNLSIMWDGRLPNGNIAEEGYYKCVVMLTDADGRPRVNSEVVRLFR from the coding sequence ATGAGCGATCAACTGACAGACCTGCTCCGCGAGCGCTTCACCGGCCACGAAATGAACGTGCCGCCGGGCGCATGGGAGCATGTGAGCGGGCAATTAGCCGCAAACGCGAGCGGGGAAAGCCTCCGGGAAGGCCTCCAGGACAAGTTCCGGGGGCACGAGGTGGAAGTGGACCCTTCCGCCTGGGCGAACATCAGCGGGCAGTTGGGCCAAGGGGCCGCCGCAGGTACCTCCTTCAGCACGGGTTGGCTCGCCGCCGGAGTGGCCGCCGTGGCCGTCACCGCGACAGTTTTGCTCTGGAACAGCGGGGATACGCAACAGAAAGCAGCCGTTCCGCAGAAGGCCCAAATTGAGATCGCCGAGGTACCTGCACTGGTGAGCGCCCCAGCAGCGACCCTTCCGACACTTCCGGAACCGGAACCCGTGCGCAAGGAAAATCCGGACCGTCCAGTTGCGGTGAAAGCCTTAACGCCATCGATCCGTCAGGATGCGCAGCGACCCGTTACATCTGCGCCACTTCCCACTCCCAAGCCGGAAGCCACGGACGTTCATGATCAGGCCCACGCCCAGACACAGGAACAAGATCCTGCGGCGATGCGACCCAAAGTGTCCGCACCGGCAATAGCAGCCCCGAAACCGGAGACCGCACCAAAGACGAATGCGGGAACGGACACCCCGATAACAGGCCCGGATGACGACCGGTCGGGCACAACCTCAGCGGAGGACGATCAAGTGAGCGATCTTTCGGCGGACGATCCTTTCCAGATCGCGGCGACCAGCGACATTTTTATCCCCAACGTGTTCAGCCCGCAAGGTGATGGGGTGAACGACAAACTGGAGATCGTTGCCAGGGACTATGATAAAGTGGACGTTCGGATCTTCGCCGCAAAAGGAGGCGCATTGATCTTCCGGTCCAACAACCTCTCGATCATGTGGGACGGCCGCCTGCCCAATGGCAACATCGCCGAGGAAGGGTACTACAAGTGCGTGGTAATGTTGACCGATGCCGATGGACGCCCCCGCGTGAACAGCGAGGTGGTCCGCTTATTCCGATAA
- a CDS encoding gliding motility-associated C-terminal domain-containing protein — protein MMTIRKLLLPALALATGLFAQTPPTAITTHGEYDTWKMQFVTPQPPATHSDTPPTTGPDDNSRGGSASCDCWVTPNTSYTTINNDTQWNASGFGNGDDGSYGPINLPFNFFLYGQNFSTAYININGNVSFGNFIGTFSSSAFPTTGPTMVAPFWADVDLRGGGVNNNIVQYKVTPTALYVNWTNVGYYSMMTDKLNSFQVIITDGADPVVPNGANVSFCYGDMQWTTGSASSGTNGFGGTPATVGANKGDGVNYIQFGRFDHAGTDYDGPFGASDGVSFLDNKYFTFATDQTTGNVPPVVTGQSVCDSLTVCTDQTTQLSVDFLSPEPTQITVPSSYCNTLSNYVVVDSVAGLNASIITQFTPAIADTGYHDVYFQGTDNGSPSLTSTLHIVIHVLPSPQLVSDSMLVCDNGVPFDMLSVLGGNAPPSGDWSAPDGSAHNNIFIPGVDISGEYTYSVGIGTSCSATGVATITNVPHVNAGGDIALAYCSWDYPDEIFAHIPDSPEMGGAWVSPSGIAFNGTIDPPTSASGIYQYIVLGSTPCPNDTAFISVAIPQAVHAGTDSSITLCRDVAPFSMRSKLGGTVDATGTWADVNGAAVPDLFDPATGTIGVYTYIVSAVLPCPDQSAVLTINLDPLPQAGLDSSLVICANGGNSPLFPLLGGDPDTGGHWLTPEDSLLINGILDPSLELSGDYAYVTIGPGTCSHLSDTSMVNIRINTLPVISFTADPDSGCNPLEVTFTNTTDPIYVGNSCIWDPGDGTDTVGACGSFTHTYAEAGWYHVKLQVTTPQGCTDQLITPGAVLVDPVPEATFVFTPDPGTAANSTVVFSATDPHAVDLQWSFHDGTVQSGRQVAYTYPDELADNYPVCLTVLDRYGCGDTWCDTISILVPNLWVPKAFTPDGNGMNDMFKPIMLDMAPEDYHLRIFDRWGQLVFDTTDPDKGWDGSGINGGRTATGVYVWRLTYRPLYAADKLDRFGNVTLLR, from the coding sequence ATGATGACAATCCGCAAATTACTGCTTCCAGCGTTGGCCTTGGCCACAGGGCTGTTCGCGCAGACACCTCCTACGGCCATCACCACGCACGGGGAATACGACACGTGGAAGATGCAGTTCGTCACGCCGCAACCGCCAGCCACGCACTCCGATACTCCGCCGACCACGGGACCGGACGACAACTCGCGCGGTGGAAGCGCCTCGTGTGATTGCTGGGTGACACCGAACACCAGCTATACCACCATCAACAACGACACCCAGTGGAACGCCTCGGGCTTCGGCAATGGCGACGACGGCTCCTACGGGCCGATCAACCTGCCCTTCAACTTCTTCCTGTACGGCCAGAACTTTTCCACGGCCTACATCAACATCAATGGGAACGTCTCGTTCGGCAACTTCATCGGCACGTTCAGCTCCAGCGCCTTCCCCACGACCGGCCCCACGATGGTGGCGCCTTTCTGGGCGGACGTGGATCTGCGCGGCGGGGGTGTGAACAACAACATCGTGCAGTACAAGGTGACCCCCACCGCGCTCTATGTGAACTGGACGAATGTGGGCTACTACAGCATGATGACCGACAAGCTGAACTCCTTCCAGGTCATCATCACAGACGGCGCCGACCCGGTCGTGCCCAACGGGGCGAACGTGTCCTTCTGTTATGGTGACATGCAATGGACCACGGGCAGCGCCTCCAGCGGCACCAACGGTTTCGGCGGAACCCCCGCCACCGTGGGGGCGAACAAAGGTGATGGGGTGAACTACATCCAGTTCGGGCGTTTCGACCATGCCGGAACGGACTATGACGGACCGTTCGGGGCCTCGGACGGGGTCAGTTTCCTGGACAACAAGTACTTCACCTTCGCTACCGACCAGACCACGGGCAACGTGCCACCGGTGGTGACCGGCCAGAGCGTGTGCGACTCCCTCACCGTCTGCACCGACCAGACCACCCAGCTCAGCGTGGACTTCCTTTCCCCCGAGCCCACGCAGATCACTGTGCCTTCCTCGTATTGCAATACACTGAGCAATTATGTGGTTGTGGATTCCGTGGCCGGGCTGAACGCCTCCATCATTACGCAGTTCACGCCGGCCATCGCGGACACCGGCTACCACGACGTCTACTTCCAAGGGACCGATAATGGCAGCCCATCGCTCACTTCCACGCTTCACATCGTCATCCATGTGCTGCCCTCGCCGCAACTGGTCTCCGACAGCATGCTGGTCTGCGACAACGGGGTGCCCTTTGACATGTTAAGCGTACTGGGCGGAAACGCTCCACCCAGCGGTGACTGGAGCGCCCCCGACGGCAGCGCCCATAACAACATCTTCATCCCCGGAGTGGACATAAGCGGCGAATACACCTATTCCGTGGGCATCGGGACCTCCTGTTCCGCCACGGGCGTGGCCACCATCACCAACGTGCCGCATGTAAATGCCGGTGGGGACATCGCGTTGGCGTATTGTTCCTGGGACTATCCGGACGAAATCTTTGCGCACATCCCGGATTCACCGGAGATGGGCGGAGCTTGGGTCAGCCCCAGCGGAATTGCGTTCAACGGCACCATTGACCCACCGACTTCCGCTTCAGGCATTTACCAGTACATCGTCTTGGGCAGCACACCCTGCCCGAACGATACGGCATTCATATCCGTGGCCATTCCCCAAGCCGTGCATGCCGGCACCGACAGTTCCATCACGCTCTGCCGTGACGTTGCTCCCTTCAGCATGCGTAGCAAATTGGGCGGCACAGTCGACGCCACCGGAACATGGGCGGATGTGAACGGCGCCGCCGTGCCCGACCTGTTCGATCCCGCCACCGGAACCATCGGTGTGTACACGTACATCGTATCCGCCGTGCTCCCCTGCCCGGACCAGAGCGCCGTGCTCACCATCAACTTGGACCCGCTGCCCCAGGCCGGGCTGGACAGTTCACTGGTGATCTGCGCCAACGGTGGCAACAGCCCGCTCTTCCCACTGTTGGGCGGAGATCCGGACACGGGAGGTCATTGGCTCACCCCCGAGGATTCGCTGCTCATCAACGGCATCCTTGACCCCAGCTTGGAGCTTTCCGGGGACTACGCTTATGTCACAATTGGTCCCGGCACCTGCTCCCACCTGTCCGATACCTCCATGGTGAACATCCGCATCAACACCCTGCCGGTGATCTCCTTCACCGCCGACCCTGACAGCGGCTGCAACCCGCTGGAAGTGACCTTCACCAACACGACCGACCCGATCTACGTGGGCAACTCCTGCATTTGGGACCCCGGTGACGGCACCGACACGGTGGGCGCATGCGGTAGTTTCACCCACACGTACGCCGAAGCGGGCTGGTACCATGTGAAGCTCCAGGTGACCACCCCACAAGGCTGCACCGACCAACTGATCACGCCCGGCGCGGTCCTGGTAGACCCTGTTCCCGAAGCCACCTTTGTGTTCACTCCGGATCCGGGCACGGCCGCCAACAGCACGGTGGTGTTCTCGGCCACGGACCCTCACGCAGTGGATCTCCAATGGTCATTCCACGACGGTACCGTCCAGAGCGGTCGACAGGTGGCCTACACCTACCCGGACGAGCTGGCGGACAACTATCCAGTCTGCCTTACCGTGCTGGACCGCTACGGCTGCGGGGACACTTGGTGCGACACCATTTCCATCCTGGTGCCCAACCTATGGGTACCGAAGGCCTTCACGCCCGATGGCAACGGGATGAACGACATGTTCAAACCGATCATGTTGGACATGGCCCCGGAAGATTACCACCTGCGCATCTTCGACCGCTGGGGCCAGCTCGTATTCGACACCACCGACCCGGACAAGGGCTGGGACGGCAGCGGGATCAACGGAGGACGCACCGCCACAGGGGTTTATGTCTGGAGGCTTACCTATAGGCCCTTATACGCGGCCGACAAATTGGACCGCTTCGGGAACGTGACCCTGTTGAGGTGA
- a CDS encoding gliding motility-associated C-terminal domain-containing protein — MKKLLTLALLACVLSTQVHAQRVELTVDQYQAMKATGTLPSDFHVAYSTLPPPQVQPLNLAKGGGGGTGGNCNCWIEPDNTYTLAMQPNDDGSSSLINLPFQFDLYGDLYNACFINNNGNLTFNEALFSFSAGGFPAGPGAGGFSDTIMVAPFWADVDTRGNGGTVKYKLTPNALYVNWTDVGYYSMQTDKLNSFQLIISDGTNTDVGLGSTVSFCYKDMQWTTGSASQGVGGFGGIPATVGANRGNGIDYIQFGRFDHAGVDYDGPFGGTDGISWLDNKNFVFTTAVSTQNIPPIASSTSLCDTVDVCVNELVDLDVNFLSPEPGQLTSASYTIDPPLNGTVTETNSGPMNTANLHLQFIPTVGDTANGGVHTITYTATDDGTPALTSTITVVIRVFYVGAPPPMITGDTVACAGQGVLLTASGGYDNYEWANGFNGTTVLVGPGTYYVEASTGACILVSNFITVHEAPTPGPEITGVLFNCGGEPSVLSTTEPYNGYSWSTGSQDPTISVGTGTYTVTVTNDEGCEGTSAAVNVLSANSPTASFIGIPNGVVFPGTTVEYTDQSNGNGGTITNWFWDADTLGNGSGTTFAPTFNVPGTYPITLTVTTADGCTHTYTYYQVVIPVEIIVPNVFSPNGDGQNDALTFEGAQYYPNTSLSVFNRWGQEVFTSSNYKNTWRPSKETPDGTYFYVLKLSTGKEYTGNVTLLR, encoded by the coding sequence ATGAAGAAGCTCCTCACCCTGGCTTTGCTTGCCTGCGTCCTCAGCACCCAGGTGCACGCACAACGCGTTGAACTCACCGTGGACCAGTATCAGGCGATGAAGGCCACCGGCACCTTGCCCTCGGATTTCCATGTGGCCTATTCCACCCTGCCCCCGCCTCAGGTGCAGCCCTTGAACTTGGCGAAAGGCGGTGGTGGCGGCACCGGCGGGAACTGTAACTGCTGGATCGAACCGGACAACACATACACGCTGGCCATGCAGCCCAATGATGACGGTTCCTCCTCCTTGATCAATCTGCCTTTCCAGTTCGACCTGTACGGGGATCTTTACAATGCTTGCTTCATCAACAACAACGGCAACTTGACGTTCAATGAAGCGCTGTTCTCTTTCAGTGCAGGAGGGTTCCCCGCCGGTCCGGGTGCCGGTGGGTTCAGCGATACGATCATGGTAGCCCCCTTTTGGGCGGACGTGGACACCCGCGGCAATGGCGGTACGGTGAAGTACAAACTGACCCCGAACGCCTTGTACGTGAACTGGACAGACGTGGGGTACTACAGTATGCAGACCGATAAATTGAACTCCTTCCAGCTCATTATCAGCGACGGGACGAACACGGACGTGGGCCTCGGCAGCACCGTGTCGTTCTGCTACAAGGACATGCAATGGACCACTGGCTCCGCATCACAAGGGGTCGGCGGCTTTGGGGGTATTCCTGCCACCGTGGGCGCCAACCGCGGCAACGGCATCGACTACATCCAGTTCGGCCGCTTCGACCATGCCGGCGTTGACTACGACGGACCCTTCGGAGGGACTGACGGCATAAGCTGGTTGGACAACAAGAACTTCGTTTTCACCACGGCGGTGAGCACACAGAACATCCCGCCCATCGCCAGTAGCACCTCGCTATGCGATACCGTGGACGTATGCGTGAACGAGCTGGTGGACCTGGACGTGAACTTCCTCTCTCCCGAGCCCGGCCAGTTGACCTCGGCGAGCTATACCATAGATCCGCCGCTGAACGGGACCGTCACCGAGACGAACTCCGGTCCGATGAACACCGCCAACCTTCATCTCCAGTTCATCCCCACTGTGGGCGATACCGCCAATGGGGGCGTACACACGATCACGTACACCGCCACGGATGATGGAACGCCGGCACTGACCTCCACGATCACCGTGGTGATCCGCGTTTTCTATGTGGGTGCGCCGCCTCCGATGATCACCGGCGACACGGTGGCCTGCGCGGGGCAAGGCGTGCTGCTCACGGCCTCCGGCGGCTACGATAACTATGAGTGGGCCAACGGTTTCAATGGGACCACCGTGCTCGTGGGACCAGGCACCTACTATGTGGAGGCCAGCACGGGTGCGTGCATCCTGGTATCCAATTTCATCACCGTTCACGAGGCACCGACACCCGGACCTGAGATCACCGGGGTGCTTTTCAATTGCGGGGGTGAACCCTCGGTTCTTTCCACCACGGAGCCCTATAACGGCTACTCCTGGAGCACCGGCAGCCAGGACCCCACCATCAGTGTGGGAACCGGCACTTATACTGTGACGGTGACCAACGACGAAGGCTGTGAAGGCACGTCGGCCGCGGTGAACGTGCTGAGCGCGAACTCACCCACGGCATCCTTCATCGGCATCCCCAACGGAGTGGTCTTCCCGGGCACCACGGTGGAGTACACGGACCAATCCAACGGGAACGGCGGGACCATCACGAACTGGTTTTGGGACGCGGATACCTTGGGCAATGGGTCCGGTACCACGTTCGCCCCGACCTTCAATGTGCCGGGCACTTATCCCATCACGCTCACCGTGACCACGGCGGACGGTTGCACCCACACCTATACGTACTACCAAGTAGTGATCCCGGTGGAGATCATCGTCCCCAACGTGTTCAGCCCCAATGGCGACGGACAGAACGATGCCTTGACCTTTGAAGGCGCACAGTATTACCCCAACACCTCGCTTTCCGTGTTCAACCGCTGGGGCCAGGAGGTGTTCACCAGCAGCAACTACAAGAACACCTGGCGCCCCTCGAAGGAAACGCCCGACGGCACCTACTTCTATGTCCTGAAGCTCAGCACGGGCAAGGAATACACCGGCAACGTGACGTTGCTGCGTTGA